The Manihot esculenta cultivar AM560-2 chromosome 11, M.esculenta_v8, whole genome shotgun sequence genome includes a region encoding these proteins:
- the LOC110626950 gene encoding putative disease resistance protein RGA3 — translation MADMVASPLLWMLSDRLISLIDNSSLVKNLHLTLAEIQTLVLDAENRSEDDAALRRWLTEVKDAAYEADDVLDEFINSLSSSKIHSLFSPFQWLLRFNCQRKMKEIEGRLDALLKRRIQFQKAVPLVNWDGFQSFESSASIKVPHRETRSFISESEIFGRKEDKQILLDLLLGDSDVEFKIIPIVGMGGLGKTTLAQLIFNDERIHYLFERRYWVCVSQNFDVRMIGKALVETKTEASRFLMNTEETVDSIVREELNGRRFFIVLDDVWNEDQEKWNVLQRWFSVGARGSAVLVTTRSANVAALMGTVDPYRLKLLSDDDVWLLFKNVAFSSKGEENINSRLVEIGKRLVARCKGLPLAIKTLAGLMRFKGEESEWLQIKDDDIWNLREFESSVLPALRLSYNHLPSHLKQCFAYCSIFPQGVTIGKEQLIQLWVAEGFIQSIEGSRSLEDIGNDYFMELFRRSFFVEIWRDEYGEIVKCQMHYLIHDLARFVASIGCSIMEGNTLQNVPEEVRHSSLVYDSYQLPTTLESLQKAKKLRTLLLFSNNLEKIPGLFLKLRSLRALDLSGSQIQKLSRSVGNLTHLRYLNLSCTRIETLPNSISKLQSLNTLELIECYNLQELPNSISELIKLRHLDIQSCCSLSHMPARIGKLRLLQKLPLFILSDIDGCGSISELSELDLRGKLEIKNLEFVDNPTDAENAKLLNKQNLRTLKLSWSHDAVASAEMSFQVLEKLMPPQELKVLHIIDYKGTSYPSWLINSLLQNVAEVSLVNCSCKKLPPFGQLPNLKYLYIKGMLKVEKIDNEFYGDGTIKAFPSLRQLELYDMPYLKEWWNLKSDEQSSMIETEESSSCKQIEEFTCLEYLTIKGCSNLSRLPELPNLKNLALWNCNEELLLSLDQLASLSTLVINEFRKPLSIPAGNLTSLRKMTIYDCDDLLAQLVDDMKPLSSLEHLRILYCDALKSLPTGLRYLTSLQKLEIAECRELVEVPDVMDKLSSLKELTIDGCPMLKSLPDSIRYLSRLEKLVIGRCPELIKQLHIEESDEWSKTAHIPRIEKEIEEYLTEEDSLSEPSY, via the coding sequence ATGGCGGACATGGTCGCCTCTCCTCTCTTGTGGATGCTCTCTGACAGGCTAATTTCTCTTATCGACAACAGCTCGCTCGTCAAAAATTTGCATTTGACTTTAGCAGAAATCCAAACTTTGGTTCTCGATGCAGAGAATAGATCGGAGGACGATGCAGCCCTTCGACGCTGGCTCACTGAGGTCAAAGATGCTGCCTATGAAGCCGACGATGTTCTCGATGAATTCATCAACAGTCTTTCAAGCTCCAAAATTCATAGCCTCTTTTCTCCCTTCCAGTGGCTTCTCCGTTTCAATTGTCAACGCAAGATGAAGGAAATTGAAGGACGACTTGATGCACTATTGAAGAGAAGGATCCAGTTTCAGAAGGCTGTCCCTCTAGTTAACTGGGATGGTTTCCAATCATTCGAGAGCAGTGCCAGTATCAAGGTACCCCATCGAGAAACTCGCTCATTTATATCTGAATCAGAAATTTTTGGTAGAAAGGAGGACAAACAGATTTTGCTGGATCTATTACTGGGTGACTCTGATGTAGAATTTAAGATTATTCCCATAGTGGGTATGGGCGGTCTAGGAAAGACGACTCTTGCTCAGTTGATATTCAATGATGAAAGGATCCATTATTTGTTTGAGAGAAGGTATTGGGTCTGTGTTAGCCAGAATTTTGACGTGAGAATGATTGGGAAAGCTCTTGTAGAAACAAAAACAGAAGCATCACGTTTCCTTATGAATACAGAGGAAACTGTAGATTCCATTGTTAGAGAGGAATTGAATGGCAGaagattttttattgttttagatgatgtttggaatgaagatcaagagaagTGGAATGTGTTGCAAAGGTGGTTCAGCGTGGGAGCTCGTGGATCCGCTGTTTTAGTGACTACAAGAAGTGCAAATGTTGCGGCTTTAATGGGAACTGTCGACCCCTACCGCCTGAAACTTCTGTCGGATGATGATGTCTGGTTACTTTTCAAGAACGTGGCCTTTAGCTCCAAAGGTGAAGAGAACATCAATAGCAGGCTTGTCGAAATTGGCAAGAGGCTTGTTGCCAGATGCAAAGGATTGCCTCTTGCTATTAAGACTCTTGCTGGTTTGATGCGATTTAAAGGAGAAGAAAGTGAATGGTTACAGATCAAGGATGATGATATATGGAATTTGCGGGAATTTGAATCTTCAGTTTTACCAGCCTTGAGACTGAGCTATAATCATCTACCATCGCATTTGAAGCAATGTTTTGCATACTGTTCAATATTTCCCCAAGGTGTTACAATTGGCAAGGAGCAACTGATCCAATTATGGGTTGCTGAAGGCTTCATTCAATCAATTGAAGGAAGTAGAAGCCTGGAGGACATTGGAAATGATTACTTCATGGAACTGTTTCGTCGGTCTTTCTTTGTGGAAATATGGAGAGATGAATATGGGGAGATAGTGAAGTGCCAGATGCATTATCTGATTCATGATCTTGCACGATTTGTTGCAAGTATTGGGTGTTCGATTATGGAAGGTAACACGTTGCAGAATGTCCCTGAAGAAGTTCGTCATTCATCTTTGGTTTATGATTCTTATCAGCTACCAACAACTTTGGAATCATTGCAAAAGGCCAAGAAACTCCGAACATTgcttttgttctctaacaatcTTGAGAAGATACCTGGACTCTTCTTGAAGTTAAGGTCCTTACGAGCCCTAGACTTGAGTGGAAGTCAAATTCAGAAGTTGTCTAGATCCGTTGGAAACCTCACACATTTGCGCTACCTCAACCTCTCATGCACTCGTATTGAAACGTTACCCAACTCCATCAGCAAACTTCAGAGCTTGAATACACTGGAGCTCATTGAATGCTACAATCTCCAGGAGTTACCAAATTCCATATCTGAGTTAATTAAACTCAGACATTTGGACATTCAGTCATGTTGTTCATTGTCCCATATGCCAGCAAGGATTGGGAAATTAAGGCTTCTTCAAAAATTGCCATTGTTCATTTTGAGCGATATTGATGGTTGTGGTTCTATAAGTGAGCTCAGCGAGCTAGATCTCAGAGGCAAATTGGAGATTAAGAATCTTGAGTTCGTGGACAACCCGACTGATGCTGAAAACGCAAAATTACTTAATAAGCAAAATCTTCGCACTTTGAAGTTATCATGGAGTCATGATGCTGTTGCAAGTGCTGAAATGTCTTTCCAAGTATTGGAAAAGCTAATGCCACCCCAGGAGCTGAAAGTTCTGCATATAATAGATTACAAAGGCACATCATATCCATCATGGTTGATTAATTCACTCCTCCAAAATGTTGCAGAAGTTTCTTTAGTCAACTGCAGCTGTAAGAAACTTCCTCCATTTGGGCAGCTACCCAACCTCAAGTACCTCTACATAAAAGGAATGCTGAAAGTGGAGAAAATAgataatgagttttatggagatGGAACCATCAAAGCATTTCCATCTTTGAGACAACTTGAGCTTTATGATATGCCATACTTAAAGGAGTGGTGGAATCTCAAATCAGATGAGCAGTCAAGTATGATCGAAACAGAAGAATCATCATCCTGCAAACAAATAGAAGAATTCACCTGCCTCGAATATCTAACAATCAAGGGATGCAGTAATTTGAGCAGACTGCCAGAACTTCCAAACCTGAAAAATCTGGCATTATGGAACTGCAATGAAGAGCTGTTGCTGTCACTGGACCAACTAGCATCACTGTCCACACTCGTGATCAATGAATTTCGAAAGCCACTATCTATACCTGCAGGAAACTTAACATCCTTGCGGAAGATGACAATATACGACTGTGATGATCTGCTTGCTCAGTTGGTTGATGACATGAAACCTTTGTCTTCTCTAGAGCACTTGAGAATTCTGTACTGTGATGCATTGAAATCTCTACCAACAGGCCTTAGATATCTCACTTCCCTCCAGAAGTTAGAGATAGCAGAATGTAGAGAATTGGTTGAAGTCCCAGATGTTATGGACAAGCTGTCTTCTCTCAAGGAGTTGACCATTGATGGGTGTCCAATGTTGAAATCATTGCCAGATAGCATCCGTTACCTAAGCAGGCTTGAAAAGCTAGTGATTGGAAGGTGCCCTGAATTAATTAAGCAACTGCACATAGAGGAAAGTGACGAGTGGTCCAAGACAGCACATATCCCACGcattgagaaagaaattgaagAATATCTTACTGAAGAAGACAGCCTTAGTGAGCCTTCATACTGA